A window of the Schistocerca nitens isolate TAMUIC-IGC-003100 chromosome 5, iqSchNite1.1, whole genome shotgun sequence genome harbors these coding sequences:
- the LOC126259603 gene encoding synaptic vesicle membrane protein VAT-1 homolog produces the protein MDLLPLQFTAPSVIPSTDLTRPVPSVTLTAHGSISRIKVTEAPLQKAICDDHVEVEVHYCGLNLTDHYLRLGIIRNRLFPVIMGSECSGIVTRVGNAVTDIQAGQKVLCLQMQGGLFRHVVHVQRKYCFLLPEDISLKDAVSLGLNFVVAHFCLYEFGCLANAEKVFMQSVAGGVGTALIQLAHTMDNVEVVGTASESKHEKLRSLGVKRVFRHDENYETEILQDYPEGVDIVVNTNGGSDLEKCLKILQPVGKLVLLGSNSTATYSKYTSWALMRPKWDSGSVSSADVISKNRCIAGVNIGIWLDLHPEVVQRSLNEIFKLYSSAKIQPCIHAVLPFEIVAEGMTQLCTRENFGKVILEVKQKAAAAETRAVEVQTAVEPQPGAVEEPKEKADPEVQKEDSASPAEPTVVEPPHVEQAEETVAEDTTDVSAP, from the exons ATGGATCTGCTTCCTCTGCAGTTTACCGCGCCTAGTGTG ATTCCTTCAACTGACCTCACACGTCCGGTACCGTCAGTCACACTAACAGCGCATGGCAGTATCAGCAGAATAAAG GTAACAGAGGCGCCACTGCAGAAAGCTATTTGCGACGACCACGTCGAGGTTGAAGTCCATTACTGTGGCCTGAACCTCACAGACCACTACTTGCGGTTGGGTATAATAAGGAACAGACTCTTCCCGGTTATCATGGGCAGTGAATGTTCCGGCATCGTAACACGTGTGGGCAATGCAGTCACCGATATACAG GCGGGCCAGAAAGTGCTCTGTCTGCAAATGCAAGGTGGTCTGTTTAGGCATGTTGTCCACGTCCAACGCAAGTACTGCTTTCTGCTGCCGGAAGACATTAGCCTAAAAGATGCCGTCAGTCTTGGTCTAAACTTCGTTGTGGCCCACTTCTGCCTGTATGAATTCGGATGCCTTGCGAACGCGGAGAAAGTGTTCATGCAGTCGGTCGCAG GTGGTGTCGGCACGGCACTCATCCAGCTTGCTCATACCATGGACAATGTCGAAGTTGTAGGAACAGCTTCAGAATCAAAGCACGAAAAGCTCCGTTCTCTTGGCGTGAAGCGGGTATTTCGTCATGATGAAAACTATGAAACCGAAATATTGCAAGATTACCCTGAAGGTGTTGATATAGTGGTAAACACGAATGGTGGAAGCGATCTTGAGAAGTGCTTAAAAATTCTCCAGCCTGTCGGAAAGTTGGTACTACTAG GGTCGAACAGCACAGCTACATACTCAAAATATACATCATGGGCGTTAATGCGACCTAAATGGGATAGCGGATCGGTGTCCTCTGCGGATGTAATTAGTAAAAACCGCTGTATAGCAGGAGTGAACATTGGCATATGGTTAGACCTTCATCCGGAGGTAGTGCAGCGATCTCTAAATGAAATATTTAAGCTGTATTCCAGTGCCAAAATACAGCCCTGTATTCACGCTGTTCTGCCCTTCGAAATT GTGGCTGAAGGCATGACGCAACTATGCACACGTGAGAACTTCGGAAAGGTGATTCTGGAGGTCAAGCAGAAGGCTGCGGCAGCAGAGACGCGAGCTGTGGAAGTTCAAACTGCGGTAGAGCCACAGCCAGGAGCAGTGGAGGAGCCAAAAGAAAAAGCTGACCCAGAAGTGCAGAAGGAAGACTCCGCGTCTCCTGCGGAACCAACGGTGGTCGAACCCCCTCATGTAGAACAAGCAGAAGAGACTGTCGCAGAGGATACGACTGATGTCAGCGCTCCTTGA